From the Nematostella vectensis chromosome 7, jaNemVect1.1, whole genome shotgun sequence genome, the window AAAGCAATTTTTCtaatgagataaaaaaattgaattgtAAGCAGTCTTGTATCAGGACATAATAAGAAAACATTCCAGTAATGATGTGTGGTGTTCCCATTGAAatattaaaattgattttgaattctgaaaaaaaatctgaaaatTGATTTTGAATTGTTTGATGTGTTTTTCTTGATCAATTTCAATGTAATTTTAACTAAATAGGCATTCCTGTAATAATTTTTCAAACTTTGAGAAATGTTTATCACGGCGTTACAAGAAGCTTATATctaatttttaaatatatccAAAGTAATACTCCAAAACTATTAAAAATCAGTTATCTTGATAAACTGTTTTTTGGCCGAGGGCTGCTCTATATTTTAATCAACTtcctttattattttattataaccTGGTCTTTGGAGACCACTAAGTCTACATACCTACTCTGTAGACAGAGTTGACCATCCCCGCACCGCACTTGAGGTAGCTGTTACCTGGACAACTATAGCTACAACTGCTGTCTGCTAGTACCCAGTATCTACCATAGTCATTGTCGCATCGACACTCGGTCGTGTCCTGCAGACCGAAGAACATGTATCCAAGCTGAAGACACCTGAAACAGACACAAAGTAGTTTGGGTAAACGGATACAGAGTAGTTTGGGTAAACGGATACAGTTTACGTAAACGGATACAGATTAGTTTGGGTAAAAGGATACAGGGTAGTTTGGGTAAACGGATACAGAGTAGTTTCGGTAAAAGAATACAGAGTAGTTTGGGTAAACGGATACACAGTAGTTTGGGTAAACGGATACACAGTAGTTTGGGTAAATGGATACATAGTAGTTTGGGTAAACGGATACAGGGTAGTTTGGGTAAACGGATACAGAGTAGTTTCGGTAAAAGAATACAGAGTAGTTTGGGTAAACGGATACACAGTAGTTTGGGTAAACGGATACACAGTAGTTTGGGTAAATGGATACATAGTAGCTTAGGTAAACGGATACAGAGTAGTTTGTGCAAACGGATACGGAGTAGTTTGGGTAAACGGATACCGAGTAGTTTGGGTAAACGGATACCGAGTAGTTTGGGTAAACGGATACCGAGTAGTTTGGGTAAACGGATACCGAGTAGTTTGGGTAAACGGATACCGAGTAGTTTGGGTAAACGGATACCGAGTAGTTTGGGTTAACAGATACCCAGTAGTTTGGGTTAACGGATACCGAGTAGTTTGGGTTAACGGATACCGAGTAGTTTGGGTTAACGGATACAGAGTAGTTTGGGTTAACGGATACAGAGTGTGTTTGGGTTAACAGATACAGAGTAGTTTGGGTTAACGGATACAGAGTGGTTTGGGTAAACGGATACAGAGTGGTTTGGGTAAACGGACACAGAGTGGTGTGGGTAAACGGATACAGAGTGGTGTGGGTAAACGGATACAGAGTGGTGTGGGTAAACGGATACAGAGTAGTTTGTGTAAACGGATACAGGGTAGTTTTGGTAAACGAATACAGAGTAGTTTGGGTAAATGGATACAGAGTAGTTTTTGTAAACGGATACAGAGTAATTTGGGTAAACGGATACAGAGTAATTTGGGTAAACGGATACCGAGTAGTTTGGGTAAACGGATACCGAGTAGTTTGGGTAAACGGATACCGAGTAGTTTGGGTAAACGGATACCGAGTAGTTTGGGTAAACGGATACCGAGTAGTTTGGGTAAACGGATACCCAGTAGTTTGGGTTAACGGATACCAAGTAGTTTGGGTTAACGGATACCGAGTAGTTTGGGTTAACGGATACAGAGTGTGTTTGGGTTAACAGATACAGAGTAGTTTGGGTTAACGGATACAGAGTAGTTTGGGTTAACAAATACAGAGTAGTTTGGGTTAACGGATACAGAGTAGTTTGGGTTAACGGATACAGAGTAGTTTGGGTTAACGGATACAGAGTAGTTTGGGTCAACGGATACAGAGTAGTTTGGGTTAACGGATACAGAGTAGTTTGGGTTAACGGATACAGAGTAGTTTGGGTTAACGGATACATAGTAGTTTAGGTAAACGGATACATAGTAGTTTGAATGAACGGATACAGAGTAGTTTGAATGAACGGATACAGAGTAGTTTTTGTTAACGGATACAaagttgtttttgttaacGGATACAGAGTAGTTTGGGTTTGAGCGCAAGTGCGCACAATGTTTTAATGATGGTAGACTGAGTTATGGCACAAAGATAGCCGTGCACGTGCTCTCCTTGTGACTGGCCGATTAAAGTACATATATTGTGTGAGGAGAGTGGTTGAAGTATGGCACAAAGATAGCCGTGCACGTGCTCTCCTTGTAACTGGCCGATTAAAGTACATATATTGTGTGAGGAGAGTGGTTGAAGTATGGCACAAAGTTACCCAAGCACGTGCACACGTTCTTGTGACTGGATGTAAAGTGAGTTTGGGTTACCTGAGTTAGAAAGACTAAAACAATCGGACACCGACCATGCGTGACACTGACCATGCGTGACAGTGACCATGCGTGACACTGACCATGTGTGACACTGACCATGCGTGACACTGACCATGCGTGACACTGACCTTGCGTGACACGTTTTCGGAGTTTGCCCACTGATCCGAACTCCGTAGATCAGGTCACGAGGCGCAGTTCCGTCCTTATAGCAGCCCATGTAAAGATCTGGGGGGACAGCTTCAAACACAGCAATCACAATAATCACATGCACTGTCAAACCCCTACTTACACCCCGCTATTACCATTACCCCGCTATTACCATTACGCCGCTATTACCATTACTCCGCTTTAGCAACACCCCGCTATTACCATTACCCCGCTTTAGCAACACCCCGCTATTACCATTACTCCGCTTTAGCAACACCCCGCTATTACCATTACTCCGCTTTAGCAACACCCCGCTATTACCATTACTCTGCTTTAGCAACACCCCGCTATTAGCAACACCCCGTTATAACGGGCAGATGTACAATCCCCGAAGAGAacgaaatacaaaaaatatccCGTTATTACGAAGTCTCGCTGTAGTAAACTCTCAGTTTACCCCCAGCCCTCTATTACTGATACTTGGTTTTTAATTACCCCTTGTTTTTACTAACACCTCGTTTTTTACCGACACCTCGTTATTGTTAACACCTTGTTTTTACCAACACCTCGTTTTAACcgacacctcgttattactaaCACCTCTTTATTACCAACACCTTGTTTTACCAACACCTCGGTTAAGGTCCcaagggtgtccgtaatagcgaggGTTAACTGTAATGTGAACACATCTAGTGCTTACTAACTAACCACGTAAACATGATACGTAAACATGATTAGAAATAGAAGGAACTCGTGCAAAAGCGTCTTCGAAATGCTAGCAGTGTTGTTAGGTTTATGTTGAACATGATATGTCGTTCTGGTAAATGCACTTTTCCATATATTAATTTGTGCACaagtaatagaaaaaaaagatttatatATCGCTTGTAATCAATAATTGTTCTCAGCGCttcacatttaaaatcctaTTGCGTATTGAGAAATGGTCCTACCTCCTTCGAACCGAGGAACACAAACTTCTAGTAAGCTCTATCTATTCATTCTTTTGGcgtggtatggtatggtatggtatggtatggtatggtatggtatggtatggtatggtatggtatggtatggtatggtatggtgtggtatggtatggtgtggtatggtatAGTGCATGGTATAGTGCATGGTATAGTGCATGGTATAGTGCATGGTATAGTGTATGGTATAGTGTATGGTATAgtgtatggtatggtatagtGTATGGTATAGTGTATGGTATAttgtatggtatggtataatGTATGGTATAGTGTATGGTATAGTGTATGGTATGGTCTATGGTATAGTGTATAGTATAGTGTATAGTATACTTGTATAGTATACTTGTATATTATAGTATATAGTTTCTTGCCAGGACTTACCGGTCAAGACATAAAGCATCCATGTTGACTGTAGGGAGACAAGATATTGCgttagttttttttgtgaGAAAGGTGGGTCGTTTCTCTACTTTTCGAATAATTATAAACGATTTGGCTATAAAAATTTACCAAGTCCAATTTTCGCCTTTTTTACTTGAAAAACAGGACATGTTTTGGTTGGTGCATGCCATTctgtatacatttttttttccacacatttctcaaagcttttttttcatattttatcaCCCTACAAACAAATGACAATCCTTTTTAAAcattaaataaaatttgagacacgaataaaaagaattttgCGGTTTTTGAGATTTCATAGCGATGTTTACTTGGCAACCAAAAGCCTCCATTTGCTCTCTCAGAGACCTGTAGATGCTACAAACATACAGGAAATTTTCTCGATATCTGGACGGATTTCCTTTTTATCTTCTTATTTTGTCCGTTTTACTATTATAACACTGGGCCACTAAACAATGAGAAAGATTTTTTGTTCGtattttgttcttcttgttttCTTCGTTCCCAGGCGGCAATTTGAAAACTGTCGCTCTTTTTCTTGGCATTGATAAAAAGTCGTCTTTCGTCGCTTTTCTAAAACTTACACCATTCATCCTCTGTTTAAGGATATACTTTGCATAGAAATGAAATTCTGTGTCTTTGCCTGAACTCTAAggctttttttcatttcttagaAAATCGCAAAAAAGAAGCGTAAAAATGGTCTGATTTATTTGTagcggtttttttttaagaatttctCTCTCTTGAAAGCCAGCGACCTTCGCCCATACTTTGCCGTAAATTTAAGAAAGAATAAACATTGGTTCTGAATTTCTTGCGTTGTAATTGGAGATGAATTTAAAATCTTAATTCTTAAGACCATTGTGTATGTGAACAGGACcaacaatgcaaaaaaaaaaaaacattaaaatgtaCAAAATCTAGTCAAGCAAAgctaaagataaaaaaaaaagcgtttTAAAGAATGTAACAGGGAACACTTTTGATAGCATGTAGGTTCCGAGCAGGCTGAATAATATCACACCAAAGAGGAGCGAACTTTTGGGAGGACACCCTGTGGATCTAGTTTGTTGTTCATCGGCTTTTACAGAGACTTGCCTAACAGCATCAATGTTTTAGAAAATTGCGAACGAAGCCATCCAATCTTTTCCCGAAAACACTAGAGCGGTATTCGTTCCTTTTACGTTGGGGAAGCGTTTTTCAGTCCAACATTTCGAAATCTTAAAAGACGGGTCCTTTTTGTAACCTATTtcctaacttttttttacaaaattagCACTGCCACGAGacattttgaaattctttTATACAGAGTATTATTCTTATCATATTCTAGAATTTGGCGAAATcacaggctggacgttctttaAAAAGCTTCTTAAATAAGAGTGTGAGCAAGACCATAATATTGTATTTAGCGAAAATTATCGCACACTAGCCACGCGCCGACACTAACAAAAATGTGTCGTATTTCCATCAGCACATGCCAGTCTTGTGTTATAATAGTAAAACCAATCACAATACTGGAAATCacctataaaaaaatataaaataaaacaaatttaaatCCTAATCcctttatttaatatttatttttatttattttttattctttgaaaaaaaatacaaaaaattttgtggcaaaaaaaatattgacaaaaaaataacaaacagaaAAATTAATTGAAACATCCCGCACGAAtttattcacacaaaaaaataatataaaactgataaaaaaaacctggaCGTCCAAAAATAAACCGCATTGAAAATCAACAAGGaaaataaacattaaaaaaacaacattgaaAATCAAAGGTAAATTTCTCCAACATAGAAATTCGAACTAAAAATGAATGTCGCGTTTTCTCTACGTGGCCCATCGTTATAATAACCAAGGCATCTGGTGACGCTATATGGACGATGGCCCAGTGTTATAATAGACCAGGACTCCTTGCGCACTTTCGCCACTTGGATACAATAATCCTGCGCTTTCTatgggtatcctgtggtaGAAACTCCAAATAAGGATATACTAGGATCGAGGTGCGAACTTTTGCCTTCAGCAGTTCAGCGTCCCTTTAGCTACTCGTGGTACCCTGgagaccagaggctccgagagTTTTTCAAGCGAACCGAGATTTTTCGAGCGAAACGAGAGATTTTTCGATCGAAGCGAGAATTACGAACCCCCGCCCCCTAGCATGCTGGGAAAAGCGGATATTCAGCCTCTGGAACCCAGGGTACTACTCGTGGCGGAGCTGACTCAATATGCTGAATGTGAGAAGAAGCGTTCTGACCTTTGAGGTATAGAAATGCCACCAAAACAAAACGCCGTATGGCAaaatctaaatgacaagatgTCCGAAAAAAGGAAATCCCAGAATGCGCATCTCCCCCGTCACAGATCGTTGTCCAGCGACTAGCGGCGGAGCCAGACAACAAGCAGACTTACAGGCCAGTCGAGCCTAGAAAGTTTGTAGACTTCGAGTACGACGAGTTGAGTCTCGAAAACCTCAAATCTGCAAGTGCCGCTTTTGCGCTGTTTGGAGAAATTTAGAATTCCCTCTATCGGACCCAAATGCGCTCTAATCGCTTTAACATGTAAATAATAGACAGCTACAAGTACTACATAACGTTGGATTgaatttataacatttatatGGAAGAATACTTATTATGGAAGAATACTTGCATAAAGTAACAACTCCTTATTTTCTCTCTATTAACGGCCAATGAGCCAAAATACTCATTGACAGAgtctgggctacctgtgatcgGAAGTGCGCAAAGAGTCCTGGTCTATTATAACGCTGGGCCATCGTCCTTATAGTGTCACTAGATCCCTTTGTTATTATAACGATGGGCCACGTAGCGAAAACGCGaaattcattttcattttcgaATATCTATGTTGGTGAAATTTACCTTTGATTTTCAATGTTggttttttaatgtttattttcaatgttGTTTTCAATGTTGATTTTCAATGTTGATTTTAAATGTTGATATTCAATGTTGATTTTCAATGTTGATTTTCAATGCGGTTTATTTTTGGAcgtccagatttttttttatcagttttatataattttttttgtgtgaataaaTTTCGTGCGGGATGTTTCAAGtaatattttctgtttttttttttttttgccacaatattgttttgtattttttttcgtcaaagaataaaaataaatagaaataaatattaaataaaggaATTAggattttaatttgttttattttattttattttttatagttgATTTCCAGTATTGTGATTGGTTTACTATTATGACACTGGGCCACCATACTTACAATTTTCACATGAATCATTTTTCGCATCAATGCTTTATGCCACTCAACATGGTTTTAATTGTGATGCCAGACTTACTTTTTTAGGTCGATATTCTCGTTATTTTGTTTCACTTAGCTTATTTAAAGTGTAACATGTAAGCGACATGTCGGAAAACCCTGGAAAATGTGCAATTCAAGATAGATAAAGAAGATACGATTTCTTACAATAgccatcggttccttgtatccgaaatgattttcaaaacacacaTAACGCGAGGacaaaatgcacatacccagatattggctttttaagatattttttccttgttcatccttgcgctatgggctcagggacgaaaagttCAAATTTAAATGACACTGCAAAAAGTCCCATCAATTtgaaaaagtcgcatttgatatttagtGGTTATTATTCACTAAGTTTTAAccttattagatgtgaaatgggcttatttgaagcgtcatgtcatgtGTGTATCAGTAGTGTTATTAGCCCGATTCAAATTGCTTCAGAATCTAGAACTTTCAATCATGAAGTTAAGAAATTAGTGTAAACGCATCTTGCAATTTAATCTATTTTCCTTCGCTAAGAGGAGGAAAATGAATGGTTTCGTTATCTAAAGAAACTTGCAAGCAAGGCGAAAACGCTAATATTTGTCTTTTATCATCTCTTTTCGATCTCCTCCAATTGCGAGCATAAAGATAATTAGTATAAAGTCGAAATTAAACTTGTTGTATTGAGCATTGTGCAAAAGGAACTAACTCTGGAAAGTCCAAATCGGACCACGGTATTACGGATTTCGTCAAGCCGTTATGCTGTTTTTTAGTGTTGGATTTTGTAGCAAAGAGTTTGCAGACAGTTTGGGGATCAAAATCGCAGTAAATGTGATACAGTAGTTTGCCTTTCCTTGTAAATGTCTTAGTTCATATTCCCTGTTTGTGTTATATTCTTACCGTTAGTAAGACAAAGAACCGTGCTTTCCTACTTGCGAATTTACTCATCCAGAGCATGACGAACACATAGCTTTTACTCAACATTTCTGACCTTAAAGGCAGGCCAAATGACGTTTCAAAGAAATTATGAGTCTTGCCTGTGTAACGGGTGCTATGAAAAATTTAAACTGATTCACTATGGTAACTAAAGTGATGAACAGAAACATTGGACGGAATTTTATCCAAAAATTGTCAAAATGATTAGTTCGAGTTTGATCAAGTGAAAAAAAGGCTATACTCGATtaacaaactttattttatatcttAAGTCAGTGAATGATTTTTAACATTTAGTTTTGTGGAACTTTTGCCTTATAACAAACGGTTTTATTGGTATTATAACGTACAATGTTCCATAGAACTTTGAACAAAGTTGAAATTAAAAATTCAAGACCTGAAGGTATGATTTTATAAGCTGTGAAATTGAATGCGAACTTCAAGCCTTACCTTACAGTGCCTTTAGACATTTCGTCatttcaagattttttttgtcgtGAATCTTCCGCTTTTCGGCCTACCTGATCTAGCTAGTAATTTAAAATGATTAATCGATGATTGAAGGTAAAAATAATCTGAATATTCTCCTGTTTTACTGCCTTGCCAATTTCGAAATAAGCGTCGCCTAAATTTCAATGGCGGAACTTTGACATTTGCAGGGTTGGTATCTAGCAGTAAAAAGCTAGGAAACAGTCAGTCCTTTTTGGTCATGTCCTTATTGGTCATGGCCGACGTTTGGATGGATTTATGTTAtagccaaatttgttgttgcccGACCTCCCAGAatcgaaaattcctttcttcgtttgggaatagcgcgtagtcaatcaaaccaaacaatcaaaaaccagacaaaccgcccacaaagcttgtgtctgactacgcgctatttccaaacgagacaaggattttggattcgccgaggtcgcgcaacaacgaatttggatGTAATAACCATCCTATTATGGATAAAGGGTTGCCGAGCTTTGTACCGTTAACAATGCGGGCACACAAGTTAGCTCTTCTCTGGTGGAAACAACCCTAACCATATCAAGAACAGCGCTATAAAGGAATCCCAAACGCGCGTATATTTCTGTGTTGCTTCTCGGCGAGAGACCATTCGATGTGTTCATGCCATTTACCAAATCTTTTGTGAGagaaaaatttatttattttaagtgACGAATTATGAATTAAGTGACGTGTGCATTACTACGAATTTCATATGATAGTTCATTACAACATTATTACACTTTTCTTGTTTGGTTCAGTGGCACATGCACggtggaatatttttttttaataaagtaaAATTAAAAGTTTTTTGTGTGACAGACCCTTTTATATTATTAAACTTTCAAAGCGTGCAAGTACCCCCATTAAATTGCACATTGATTACGTATATGTAGAGTTCTGAAGCTGGGTATCCAGAAGTCCAAAGTTCTTATCAATCCATTGTCCTTATCATACAATAGAAGTACCCTTATGGCATTGGGAATGTCTGCACCGACACAGCTAATGGCTCCCAATAATTGATACTCTCTCTCGCTGTTGTTGGGGCCCCGACTGCTGACGTCACGTTGTTCATTTCGCACACCATGGTAACGGGGTCgtgattgattgattggcaGGCAGGTACCAGCTCGCAATAATGCATGCAGGTGTTTGGTTCAGGCACATCTTTCTCAGTGTAGATCACATAGTCTCGAATGATGGGAAGATTGCCTTCTTGTGCGGTTTCCTTTGTGGCGTACATGTAGGCATGTGCTGGTTGTGGTAGGGGCTTGACATCAGCTTCTGTTCATTTTAAAATTAGAGTAAGTAAATTTACAATTAACCAGATGTAGGTCATTCGCAACGAATTAGTTTAACacattttgtttacatttgagaCTGTGAACCCCTTGGTCTTCTTGGTGAGGACATTACACGGGACGTCCCGCCTCTTGTCGTTGTCTCACTTGAGTTAGATAGTGATGGCATATCTCacttgttctgtagatagtctTGGCacatctcacctgttctgtacatagtgttggcatatctcacctgttctgtagataatGTTgacatatctcacctgttctgtagatagtctTGGCacatctcacctgttctgtagatagtgttggcatatctcaccagttctgtagatagtgttggcatatctcacctgttctgtagatagtgttggcatatctcacctgttctgtagatagtgttggcatatttCACCTGTTCTGTTGATAGTGTTgccatatctcacctgttctgtagatagtgttggcatatctcacttgctctgtagatagtgttagcatatctcacttgttctgtggatagtgttggcatatctcacctgttctgtagatagtgttggcatatctcacctgttctgtagatagtgttggcatatctcacctgttctgtagatagtgttggcatatctcacctgttctgtagatagtgttggcatatctcacctgttctgtagatagtgttggcatatctcacctgttctgtagatagtgttggcatatctcacctgttctgtagatagtgttggcatatctcacctgttctgtagatagtgttggcatatctcacctgttctgtagatagcgttggcatatctcacctgttctgtggatagtgttggcatattccacttgttctgtagatagtgttggcatatctcacttgCTCTGTACATAGTCTTGGCACATCTCACTTGTTCTGTacatagtgttggcatatctcacctgttctgtagatagtcttggcatatctcacttgCTCTGTAGATAGTCTTGGCacatctcacctgttctgtagatagtgttgacatatctcacctgttctgtagatagtctTGGCacatctcacctgttctgtagatagtgttggcatatctcaccagTTCTGtggatagtgttggcatatctcacctgttctgtagatagtgttggcatgtctcacctgttctgtagatagtcttggcatatctcacctgttctgtagatagtgttggcatatctcacttgttctgtagatagtcttggcatatctcacctgttctgtagatactGTTAGCATCCGCCGCGCTGCAATGTTCTCCGTTACTGCACTTCGGGTTGCAGTCTTTCGGGTTTGCTTTCCCGTACCGCCCAAAGCTAACTCCACAGCTGCAAACGGCGTAGTTCTTAACAGCTGCGAAGTGGAAACCTCTTTTCTTGCACCTCTCAACACACACTTCCGGAGCAGACAGTGTTCCATCGAGCAGTGATTGGTCGCCCCATAGGTCACGTGGCGTGCCCTCTTTGTAACAGCCCAGGAATTGAGAAAGCAATTTTTCtaatgagataaaaagaattaaatCGTTATTTTTAATGGTTCTAGTAAGTAGTTTTATCTTGGCTCGAATCGCTGCCATGCCAGCTTGCGACTTTTagagaagtaaaaaaaaggaaagcaaTTTTTGTAGACACGAATAAAGTTCTTAATTAGGAAAGTAAATAATGCAAGTTATTTAGCCAAATGTCATCATGTTATCCGGATGCGTATCAGATAATTTTTAGCCAATTGGCGATTGGCTACTGTTTGTAGTGGTGCGAGGAAGTGATGCGAGGAAGTTAGCCAACAATTTCCCCCCCTTCGTTTTCACTAAAGCGAGAAGACATCACAATGCTGGCGAGGAGCGCTTCTTTTTAGAAGTTGCCTGATTGAACAGGGCCCTCGCTTCCCCATTAACATGATTTCTAAGctcagatatttttttgtccttACGGGCCTGTTGAAACGTTCATTTTTACCAATATGACTAGAGAAACTACATTAATCACGCTAGACGACATATGCTCAACATGCGGCTGACATTACTCGTGATTGTATAGATACCGACTGCAGTCTACGCATATTATGTACCGGATCTGTAGACTGAGTTGATCATCGCCGCACCGCACTTAAGGTTACCATTTCCCCCACAACCATAGGCGCAGTCGCTCTCGGTTAGTACGTAGTATCTACCGTAGCTATCGCCGCAGAAGCAGGCAGTACTATATTGAAGACCGACGAACATATGTCCGAGCTGTAAGCACCTTCCGATACAATCAAATTAAAAGATAATTTTAAATGATATCGATAATCATAAAATTAAATTTAGGATGATTATTTTGAGATTCAGAATGTTATCGATATCTTAGACATGTAACACAACTTCGTCCAATAATTGTAATGTGTGAAATGTCATCAAGATTTACCACGAGTTATGTCCCTTCcaccttccctttccctagaGAAATCCACAAAGGCAAGTAGGCGTTTATAAATGCCCTGAGGCGGAAAGACAGATATTGAGGGGGAgtaaaaaaggcttttctatGAGTTCTGGAGTTTTCTATGCTTgaatttattataattttccAATAACCACTCCCTCAAACTAGTTTGCATAGACAATAATGAATATAAGCTACGGGCAAAATAAAGCTATGGTTAAAATTGTTCTAGTCTTaaactttttttgttattgctttACCTTTGGATGCATTTCGTTGGAGTTAGATCTGAGATAGTGACATGGGAGCCAATATCTCTTGGAAACCCATCTTTATAGCAACCCAGGTACAGGTCCGGATGCATCGCTATGTTTAAGAAATCACAATGAATAGTTTACAATCAATCCATTGCTAGATGGAAAATAGAGAAGAACTGTGTAGGGGCTAAATTCACCAAATTAGCATACCCGCccttacccacccctcccc encodes:
- the LOC116619633 gene encoding WSC domain-containing protein ARB_07867, whose product is MLSKSYVFVMLWMSKFASRKARFFVLLTSTWIFYVISAMHPDLYLGCYKDGFPRDIGSHVTISDLTPTKCIQRCLQLGHMFVGLQYSTACFCGDSYGRYYVLTESDCAYGCGGNGNLKCGAAMINSVYRSEKLLSQFLGCYKEGTPRDLWGDQSLLDGTLSAPEVCVERCKKRGFHFAAVKNYAVCSCGVSFGRYGKANPKDCNPKCSNGEHCSAADANSIYRTEADVKPLPQPAHAYMYATKETAQEGNLPIIRDYVIYTEKDVPEPNTCMHYCELVPACQSINHDPVTMVCEMNNVTSAVGAPTTARESINYWEPLAVSVQTFPMP